Proteins encoded by one window of Deinococcus metalli:
- a CDS encoding type IV secretory system conjugative DNA transfer family protein, whose amino-acid sequence MIIHYHWFLLRLLSFYGAVALGLHAVLSGGLVWLAPALGMLVFGIWFFDGRDAKFRAMYKAHWARPDEIKDAMVKQLNGDEVLLGYAYDKMVGLRAGLAGRKEVGHVLFVGPTRAGKGLNATSNLLNWRGSVVVIDIKGEFYNMTAGYRSQVMNQDVYVLNPSTGAPSNQFDPFAERDTPEQLQATAEAILNPDGDGSNKAFALRASFILTAAMMVAKEKNVPVLPFIRDCLGMGCERACLMLEKESRDPEVHRNLSFFVGMKPSEYNWEGFGNDKFLNNSWINLIAKMKYLMSQGIINMTSGTDFKATDLLRKRTSLYMVFRESDLKYTVHSFGAVILAIIESIIKSYDMEPNGEFVPIMFVFDEAGRLAVPMLDDLISTVAGRGMIALVYVQALSQLDKNYGEDGADTVKSGTHTKVFYTPKDPGTAKYISESSGRYMFGDNRTSENSDSGRSDTTGLNSRELITTDEVLEVSLGNVLIKSNEFPMIAGYRMEPFTLPQAKVARTMKPPPIKHRTPPVVMPTEEVVQAAPVTEPEVVTVGGEGAGSPAPARRPVSAALTLNDAPMVEAATDFDLENDVPVSPAPQVDVDDLADDLAAFERAIRRP is encoded by the coding sequence TTGCATGCCGTTTTGAGCGGCGGCCTGGTCTGGCTAGCGCCTGCGCTGGGAATGCTGGTGTTTGGCATCTGGTTTTTCGATGGTCGAGATGCAAAGTTTCGCGCGATGTACAAAGCGCACTGGGCCAGGCCGGACGAGATCAAAGACGCCATGGTGAAGCAGCTCAATGGAGACGAGGTGCTGCTGGGGTATGCCTACGACAAGATGGTGGGCCTGCGCGCTGGTTTGGCCGGGCGCAAGGAGGTGGGGCACGTGCTGTTCGTTGGGCCGACGCGTGCAGGGAAGGGTTTGAATGCCACGTCGAACCTGCTGAACTGGCGCGGCAGCGTGGTCGTGATTGACATTAAGGGCGAGTTCTACAACATGACGGCGGGCTACCGCAGTCAGGTGATGAACCAGGACGTGTACGTGCTGAACCCGAGCACGGGTGCCCCCAGCAACCAGTTCGACCCCTTCGCGGAACGCGATACGCCCGAGCAGTTGCAGGCCACGGCTGAAGCGATTCTCAACCCGGACGGTGACGGGAGCAACAAGGCCTTTGCCTTGCGCGCCAGTTTCATTCTGACCGCTGCCATGATGGTGGCCAAAGAGAAGAATGTGCCAGTGCTGCCCTTCATTCGTGACTGCCTGGGCATGGGCTGTGAGCGTGCTTGCCTGATGCTGGAGAAGGAGAGCAGGGATCCGGAGGTTCACCGCAATCTGAGCTTCTTCGTGGGCATGAAGCCGAGCGAGTACAACTGGGAAGGGTTTGGCAATGATAAGTTCCTCAATAACAGTTGGATCAATCTCATTGCCAAGATGAAATACTTGATGTCACAGGGCATCATCAACATGACCAGCGGGACTGATTTTAAGGCAACGGATCTGCTGAGAAAGCGAACCAGCCTGTACATGGTGTTCCGAGAGAGCGACCTCAAGTACACAGTTCACAGTTTCGGTGCCGTCATTTTGGCCATTATTGAGTCGATTATTAAGAGCTACGACATGGAACCGAACGGCGAATTTGTACCTATCATGTTTGTCTTCGACGAGGCCGGACGCCTCGCGGTGCCGATGCTGGACGACTTGATTTCCACGGTGGCCGGACGCGGCATGATCGCGCTGGTGTACGTGCAGGCGCTATCGCAACTGGACAAGAATTACGGTGAGGACGGCGCAGACACGGTCAAGAGCGGCACTCACACGAAGGTCTTCTACACGCCGAAGGATCCGGGAACCGCGAAGTACATCAGCGAGAGTTCCGGGCGGTACATGTTCGGCGACAACCGCACCTCAGAGAACTCGGACAGCGGCCGTTCTGACACGACAGGGCTCAACTCCCGCGAGCTGATCACCACCGACGAAGTGCTAGAAGTTTCGCTGGGCAACGTGCTCATCAAGAGCAACGAATTTCCGATGATCGCGGGCTACCGCATGGAGCCGTTCACGCTGCCCCAGGCGAAGGTGGCCAGGACGATGAAGCCGCCGCCCATCAAGCACCGGACTCCGCCAGTGGTCATGCCAACGGAAGAGGTGGTGCAGGCCGCGCCGGTGACTGAGCCCGAGGTGGTGACGGTGGGTGGAGAGGGTGCCGGTTCGCCGGCCCCCGCGAGACGCCCGGTATCGGCAGCGCTCACGCTCAACGATGCCCCGATGGTCGAAGCGGCCACCGACTTTGACCTGGAGAACGACGTGCCTGTGTCTCCTGCGCCGCAGGTGGACGTGGACGATCTGGCCGACGACCTGGCTGCGTTTGAGCGCGCCATCCGCCGGCCCTGA